In Anopheles arabiensis isolate DONGOLA chromosome 2, AaraD3, whole genome shotgun sequence, the genomic window GTTTTTATTAAAGAAATTGACAAACCTTAATCAAATTGAACGTTTCTATAAAGCAGTCATAATGCAGCCAAAGTGTTAGATGAGATTGTGTATTAAGGTAAAACATCCATTTCGAAGCATTGTACgtagtggttttttttattctttcattGTGTTGTATTTGCCTTAATTTTTCAAGTAtagtttttatcatttttgtcTAGCCACAGTGAGAGTAAAATTGCGTATATTTTCCCGCATTTTACCATTTTATATACCATGCGCTAAGAACACAGTGTGATGGATTACATTCAAAAGTCTTTATTGGGTCAACGTTTCTTATCAGACCGATAGATAGCCGGAAGCCGGAACGGGGCTTCAATCGAAAAAGGGCACGATTTCGATGACATCACCCGCCCATCAGTTGTGCAATCAGCAGTCATGCCAAAGGCACCTGATTAGATAATCCACGTTACGTTACAAACAGGAACGGTCCCAGGAGTGCCGGGAGTGAACGATAAACCCCCATAGACAGCAAACAATTGCTCGGAAGTTTGAGAAAGATAGTGCCTTTTGCCATCAGTGCCAGTGCAGCACCAACTggagtttaaaaaaagattgcTTCACATGAGTTTAAAATAACGTACGGAAGTACATCATCATACACCGTAACACGAGGCCGGTCCCATTTTAACTCACTTGTTCAATGGCAAACACTCATTTATTCTACTATTTTTAGTGCTTGAACCGGTTGCCGAGCTGGTGATGAGAAATGCCACAAGTGTCTGGCCTATATTTGGCCGCATACTTGTACCGCGGTTCTTCGCTGCTTAAGCGTATTATTTGGATGGTAGACGGCTATAATCACAGCGCATAGCTCGTGTAAGGTTCACTTGGTTGGAGAATGGTGGAGGTGGTTGCTGGACTAGTGATTTAATGGATTGCTTCATTAGACAAGCTGCTTCGACCATTAAATTTCCTCAAATTAATGAATCCATGGGAGCAacataatttttcaattttaatttcatatcTGGATTAATCATAcaaagaaattaatttaaaataaaaccatcagCATAGTGAACAATCAACACACCGATCAAAACGTTATATGAATctgtttcaaaaacaagaattGTACATCTAAAATTACAGTAGAATAGTATAGCTTTTCAACTTTGCTTATAATGGCAACTGAAAAACAGTCGCCGCAAAACAAACGTTCGCGTTCCGGAAAACCTACATCGAATACATCGTGGCGTGAGAATCTGCTTCCGGTAAGCACGTGTTCTCATCACCTCTGGAAAGaaagtagagaaaaaaaacgatgctCCTGTACCGGCCGGCACCAACACACTAATACAAGGGTTCGCAGTAAAACCGAAGCATCGACGAACGGTAAGCGAATGGCCATGTGGTTGGTAGCGCGTCGAAACCtatccaaaacaaacagactCCCGGTTATAGGTGTAAGTGTAACGGCAGTGGGAAAATTCAGCCCGAACACGCGCGTGTCCTCCGTTCGAATGCGGTCAACGAACGGAGgcaaagagagacagagccgGTTTATGTAAAAGGATGGTGTGGAACCCCTTGGAAAACGGGTTCGGAAAACTCCGTGCGTGCGCTCACTTTTTGTTagaaactctctctctccttccgcgctctctctctctatcttttttttagcGTGGAAAATCGTTTGCACGGTTCTCTCGACACAATCGTGTAACACATTCACAGCAAGCTAGATCCTTCCAAACCCTCTTGGGAAAAAACAACCTTAGACTACTGAGCCTACCTACATTTATGTCCCTCTGTCCCGGGGAAACGTGCAGCACAGGGTTTTGCCAACTAACAGGAACGTGCGACGAAGAACAAAAAGCGTGTAATTACAACACCCATACAAACGCACAATGCACACAATTACATAGCAATCGTGCacgaacagcaaaaaaaaaaaccccgtggAAACGAACCTTTGCTTCGGTATAGCGCTGACAATTTTCTTCGGCACGCTTGGATCCATCGACGCGGCTGCGCTGGCGGCGGTCCCTTCGTTTCCTTTGGCAACGGGTGTCCTTTCGGCTGACGATGATGACATTCCAGCGAAGGATGCGGCAGAGCCCTCTGATTGCCCGTTTTGGTCAAGGGTGTGTTCGTTTTCACTTGCTCTTGTTTCGTTGCGCACTAATTCCTGCAAACATGCCCGCCAAAATTCAGccactctctgtctctttctccaGTACGGAACTATTAATTTCGCAAcgttactgttttttttttttgtttaactgtGGAAAGTCGAGGGTAGAAAATatactacacacaaacacacacacacgtcaccTACACCACTGTGCCTATGAAGCGGGAGGGttgattattgatttttgcGCGTTTTCCTTGGTCGCGTTGACAGGATGGTGAAATGTAGTGCAGTCTAATGCCGCACGGAGGGAGGCTTAGTTTGGTTCGGTGCTTAAACTGTCGGACACTTGGCCGGTGGCGCCAAGTGACTCTGTCCAGACAGTGTATATGCGTGTGTGCTAGGTAATTATTGAATtaatctctctttctctctctctcttggaaATTATGCCGGTACCAGTCTGCACGAAGCGTGTGATAAAATCGGCGTATGCATTAATCTATTTCTCTTGCGCAACCCAGCGCGCGTGTTTCCGGATTCAAGAACACGAAATGTGGAAAAAAGCAGTGTATTTTAGATTGCTATTCGGATGATCTCGCCGAGAAACAAAATGTTCACTTGGGAGGAATCCACAATGACACACTTCACTGCAGTTCACACCTTCGACGAGGGCTAACAGTTTGGCACTTGGGATGCGAACGTTTGCGAACTATTTTCTATGGAgaaccttctttttttaatttcttttgcattgctctttcttcttccactCTTCCAACTGTTAAAAGTCTAACGCACCAACCCGTCCCAATGCAAACACCGCCTTATCACACACTCCACTTTTCACAGTCTTTCCagcatttgttttaatttctttcttttttttgttaccggAACCCTATCCGGCGAGGGACACTTTTGCCACTGTAAAATTCGTGAGGGTGGTGCCGTGAAGCATCGAGAAGTAGGTCTTCACTGCTCGGCTGCCGAACAAGAACTATGTATATCCACTGGCGTGTTTATATACATGCGCACTGCCTTAGTAATACAGTGCGTTACGTACGAGTAGTCGCACTCAACAGCAAAATGTTAAGCGACGCAGCCAACGAGCTGTTTTTACAAAAATGCAGCTGTTACAAACGTGTtttattaagaaaaaaatgcatttttttctccttaTTCTTAATTAGATTTTCCTTAAATCTTTTTCCAGGTGTAAAAAATAAGACAATTTTTGCGATTTTCCCTCTGTCttctgaaaaaaataaataatttttaacactttaagcgccgtgtcatataaattcgcatgacggctttgttcaccgctcagctctgtatctgacgctcaccaattctcttgataacgaatgaggtaggaaagagagaacgagaacgacacgTGCTACgacgcttatcgcaatgaaacaaaagagtgcaaacaatcgcacgagaaactgtcgctctcatcgctctcttgccatgcgctacgtgctcactcaaaaactgtgacgtcaggctggcggtcaaagtgttaacaaACATCCTGGAGACGCAAAATGTTCGTCATCGGTACAGTATAAATGCAGATACTTGATTTAATCAACGTGCTTTATTACGTAGAAAatgtcgtgtttttttctgcagaTTTTGGCTCGTATTGCCGCAAAGTTGTCTGCCACTGGGTTAGGCGGTGTAAGTAAATTTAGCAAGAATGTAATAACGTTAGTATACGTCCGTGTTAGGTCGTTGGCGCCACAAAACAGAGAAATAACTAAGTaatattttaagtattttttttgtagcaaTTAATAGACAAACAGACTGAAGTTTATTCGTAAATTGtatgatttatttaaatttaacgtcAAACATGTATTATCCTGTgtagacttttttttactgaatgCTATGTTCTtctgttataaaaaaaaacgattgttCAGAAGTTCTCATAATTTTGAGACACTTTTTCGTACGGCATGTGAACTTTATGAGTGGGGAAATGGATTCTACGGCCTCCTTTTAGGATTAGCAAATAGGAAATTCTTAATGGATTTCCAATTACCCTTTGTAAATTGTTAGATTCCATTTGAGCATGTACATAAAGGAACCGTCATATAAAATTCCCTCTCGTAGAAAGAGTAAAGCGCCCCAAAATAATGAGAACCCCTGTAAACCCCTATATAATGCCTGCAACCAGAATATTTTTGAGTTGCTGAATTTCGAATTGCTTGCTGTTTCACTAGTGAACGATGTTGTGTCCTTGTAACGTGCTGAACATGCACAAACATCGCGGTACAATACAAGCAATCGTATATCCTACTAATGTTCTTTCTACACGGCTAGACCGTATTTATTGGTTAGgtttttaaatgattaaaCCGCGTGAAACGAAAGCGAAATTCTTGGACACTTTATGGACCTATATTTGTCCTattaaatttgcaaaattgtgtgtgtgtgtctgtctccTCACTCTCTGTATCTCTCATCAGAGCTCAACATTATGCTTTGCAATCATTACATTCTTTCCATAATTATATTTCTAAAAATGTAGCAATTACATAAAAATGACATACATccatttatccttttttttcgcaacaTATAGTGCAATAACCATCATTTCAAGTCTACTTGTGCTTCCTTTTGCTATCTTGCATTTTGGCAGCCTTTTTCTTCATCATTTGCAATCGTTTATCTGCGCTGATGATGTTAATGTTCGGTGTGCCAACCGAATTTCCAGCACTGGAGCCAGCATTCGCAGCCCCActggacgacgacgaggagccAGTGCCACCACCGCTAGAAGAAGATTTGGACGACCTATCGCGATCTCTTTCGCGATCACGGTCGCGGTCACGATCGCGATCACGGTCCCGctcgcgatcgcgatcgcgctCGCCTCGGTCACGGTCACGATCCCTATCACGTTCGTGCGAAGAATCGGACGATTTGTTGCCACTCTTGGATGATTTGTGCTTGCTACTGCTGGACGAGCTAGAGCTGGATGACGATTCGGCAgacttgctgctgctaccactCTTCGAATGGGACGATGACTTTGACGACGAGCTGCCAATAGTTGGCGACGGCGATGTTGCGACGGGTATGGGCGGTGTGGGCACCACCGCTGGAGTTGTCAGCTTGACGACCGTCTGTTTGCTGCGACAGATCGTGCAGTACCAAGCGTTCTCCTCGTCGTTGGCGTCCGCTTCCGAAATCACGGGTTTGTGGCATTCCTGATGGTACAGTGCGTGACAGTCGGCACATTCGACCAGCCGGTTACGGGAGCTAACGTCCATCAAGCGGCAAACGACACACATCAAGTCTTCCAGTTCCTTCAGCTTATCTTCCTCCATGATGACGtcatcgtcctcgtcgttACCCTCCAGGTCGGAGGTAGAGATCAGTATCGAACCAGACGACAGCGGCGGCATGGTCAGTGCTTCCGGTGCGCTCACTATGCACTCGATCGTACCGGTTGCGATCGGTTCCGGATCCGGATCGAGATTTATCACCGGGATGGGCTTCGGTTCGATTACTTTCTGCTTGCGCACGTATAGATTGCTTCCACCCGCAAGCGGCTCCTCGGCAAGGTGCTTCTTGCTCAGGGTGTTAATTAGCGTTTTCCCACTGCCATACCGTTGCTTGATGAGTTCGTCCAGCAGATTACGTATCTTTTCTGTCGCATCCGAGTGGGGCGAGTGGAGAAGCTTAAGTGCATGTTTGAACGTTGGATCAATATCTAGCGCTGATGCCATTTTCGAGAGTAAAAACTGTAAATTAGAGCGCGCGACGCGACCGCCAACACGAAACGTTTGccgcaacaaacaacaactgtAAACAACTGCAACCAAACAACCCGGCAAACAATGCGAGGGTTGGTGAGGtacctctcgctctaatttctCTAGTCTAGTCTAGTTGCCTCGCTTCCTCCTATAGCGATTCTGTCGTGCTGAGCTTTCACGTCCCTCACCACCGATCTc contains:
- the LOC120896389 gene encoding integrator complex subunit 12-like → MASALDIDPTFKHALKLLHSPHSDATEKIRNLLDELIKQRYGSGKTLINTLSKKHLAEEPLAGGSNLYVRKQKVIEPKPIPVINLDPDPEPIATGTIECIVSAPEALTMPPLSSGSILISTSDLEGNDEDDDVIMEEDKLKELEDLMCVVCRLMDVSSRNRLVECADCHALYHQECHKPVISEADANDEENAWYCTICRSKQTVVKLTTPAVVPTPPIPVATSPSPTIGSSSSKSSSHSKSGSSSKSAESSSSSSSSSSSKHKSSKSGNKSSDSSHERDRDRDRDRGERDRDRERDRDRDRDRDRDRERDRDRSSKSSSSGGGTGSSSSSSGAANAGSSAGNSVGTPNINIISADKRLQMMKKKAAKMQDSKRKHK